Genomic segment of Oncorhynchus tshawytscha isolate Ot180627B linkage group LG13, Otsh_v2.0, whole genome shotgun sequence:
GCGAAACTTTGCCTCATTGAAAATCTCTGGCAGCATCTAATGCATTGTCCCATACTGGCATTGTCCCATACCTTTTTTGGGTATGTGAAAATGAAAAGTTTTATAGTAAGTGAAATTTTGAAAATGTAGTGTGCTTTAAATTCCACGATGTCATATTCGTTCAGgcttttcatctagtagaatttGCTGCACACTACTGAGGAAGAGAATCATGTTTTCACAACAAcgtgtttgacaacagctgatagtAGGTGATTGTATGTAGTATGATAAGCACACAGTACGTTTCAGTACATAGTAGGCAAGACAGATTTTGGTCACTGCCAGTGTGTTGAAGTCAGGTTGGGTATTCCCCTTTCCTGTACAGTGGCCAGCTATTCCCCTTCCAAACCACTAGTCTCCCATCAACTTTCTAGAGGGAAACCCTCAGAGAGCGAGCCAACAGATTGCTATGTCAATAAATCAATCACAATTTATAAAGCCTTTCTTTGTAACTGCAGTGCTTCTACATGGTCTTGTTTGGTATGCAGCTCTGGACCCGTACAGACTCAGTCCTCACTCTGGTCAGGCTCACTGAGGAATCCCTAGGCAGCCAGGGTCTTGTTGTGATGGGTCAGCTAGATGACGATCACAGAGGAACAGGTCTTGTTTGGTATGCAGCTCTGGACCCGTAGAGACTCAGTCCTCACTCTGGTCGGGCTCACTGAGGAACAGGTCTTGTTTGGTATGCAGCTCTGGACCCGTAGAGACTCACTCTGGTCAGGCTCACTGAGGAATCCCTAGGCAGCCAGGGTCAGGTTGTGATAGGTCAGCTAGATGACGATCACAGAGGAACAGGTCTTGTTTGGTATGCAGCTCTGGACCCGTAGAGACTCAGTCCTCACTCTGGTCGGGCTCACTGAGGAACAGGTCTTGTTTGGTATGCAGCTCTGGACCCGTAGAGACTCACTCTGGTCAGGCTCACTGAGGCTCAGTTGTGAATCCAGCTAGGCAGCCAGGGTCTTGTTGTGATGGGTCACAGAGGAACAGGTCTTGTTTGGTATGCAGCTCTGGACCCGTAGGTCACTCTGGTCAGGCTCACTGAGGAATCCCTAGGCAGCCAGGGTCTTGTTGTGATGGGTCAGCTAGATGGCAGCTGAGGAACAGGTCTTGTTTGGTATGCAGCTCTGGACCCGTAGAGACTCACTCTGGTCAGGCTCACTGAGGAATCCCTAGGCAGCCAGGGTCAGGTTGTGATAGGTCAGCTAGATGACGATCACAGAGGAACAGAAAGCATTTAGTTAGTGGAGACCGAGAGGGACAAAGCCAAAGGAGATTAACGCTTAGGTTACGTCAGTCAAACACAAGTAGTTCGACGAGAGAGTAGTTATTTTGGCCAATTCGGTTGCAAAAGGTACACAAGTGGAAATTATACCGCTAGATATCTGTATTGCTTGATCTCTGTAGGTAGTTTTTTAGGACCAAGGACCTCTCCTGAAGTGTGGTTTACTTCACTTCAAATGTGTGTTAGTTTCATCCAGAGAAAGCACTGTGTATTTGAACAGTACTAGAGCAAGTGGCTTCATTATCAGTATGAATTCATTGTTACTCTGGATGAGCTTCCTGAACAAAAGAACTCTATTGTGTAGACGTTGATATTTTCCCTCCTTTCGTCTGACTCGTAAGTGAATCCTCTTTAGCTGCATTTTTCGCAGAGATATTTTTACCGTTCAACTTCGAGATCCCTGGTCACTCGGCCAGACATAAAGTAGCAGTGAGTAGCCGAGCTCCACAAGCTGTGTACGTGCGAGGCCCCCGTAGACATGCGTGGTTGTGAGTGTACTGAATAACCCTTAAAGCAGATGAGGCACTCTGAAGATAATTGGAAgaatcctctctctcctatctctctcttctctcctggtATTTGTCAACACCTTCTAGTGGGAGCTGCtgatgagacagacaggaagattagatttatcaccctctctcttactccacaacccccctccctccttgtCATTATTTGCCAACCGAAGTCTTTCGCTCAGGAAGAGGGTGATAAATAATGTAAGGAGAGCGAGATGAAGGGTCACAGATCCCAGCTTTAAGAGGGCTTTGTTTTTATGTCTCATTTCTGTTTGTAATTTTAGGATTAGTGGAGATGTTTCCTAGGCCTATATGGCTGTTGAGTAGGACTTGGTTAGTGGCATTCACTAGGCCATTTGGCCAGTAAATGTAGGAAGTATTTTAGTATAATGAAGTTATAGATCTATTTTCTAGTTACAGCTTCTGTATTTCGAGAATGCCCTTTTAGAGTTCTtgtggttacacacacacacactacattataTTCAGTTATATGTAGCCTATTTACTCATGTATTTGTATCTCCTGGTGTAAAGCCCCTTGATTGTATATCACTCCACATTAGTTGCCCCCAGGTTTCAAGAGGAAGATGAATGAGTTTCCCATAGCTTAATTCTGTCTGATGTGAAGCTCGTGGGTCTATGTATGCAACTGGTGCAGAGAGATAAGGAAATGTTTGCTATGGTCCGTGCCACTGAATCTTTTACTTCTGTAGGTGTGTAATAGTTGGATGGTGAAACTTTCATCCAGCCAATCAGAAAAGCAAGGTGAAGCACGTCAGGGATTCTTCAAAGTCAGGACAATACTTGTCCTGCAAAAAAAACAATTTGTATAGGATTTTGCAAGCTGTAGGCATTTATAGATAAATGTGTGGTGGAGCATACCGTAAAAATGATTTGGCAATCAGAGTTTATTCGAAAAACACATTTAATCATCTTTTGTTGCAATAAAGACAAAAGGAAAAATCCACCTGTCGAGCAGATAAATCTGTTGATGTTTTGAACATTTCTTCTATAGCTGCCGATTCCATTACACGCTGCAAGGATTTCGTTTTTCATTGatgcttacagtgccttgcgaaagttttcggcccccttgaactttgcgaccttttgccacatttcaggcttcaaacataaagatataaaactgtattttttgggaagaatcaacaacaagtgggacacaatcatgaagtggaatgacatttattggatatttcaaactttgatggagtctgcaaaagacctgagactgggacggagatttgtcttccaacaagacaatgatccaaaacataaagcaaaatctacaatggaatggttcaaaaataaacatatccaggtgttagaatggccaagtcaaagtccagacctgaatccaatcgagaatctgtggaaagaactgaaaactgctgttcacaaatgctctccatccaacctcactgagctcgagctgttttgcaaggaggaatgggaaaaaatgtcagtctctcgatgtgcaaaactaatagagacataccccaagcgacttacagctgtaatcgcagcaaaaggtggcgctacaaagtattaacttaagggggctgaataattttgcacgcccaatttttcagtttttgatttgttaaaaaagtttgaaatatccaataaatgtcgttccacttcatgattgtgtcccacttgttgttgattcttcacaaaaaaaaatacagttttatatctttatgtttgaagcctgaaatgtggcaaaaggtcgcaaagttcaagggggccgaatactttcgtaaggcactgtatgtatcagTGTGCATAATGTGGCTTATATTTGTGGTCCGATGTGTGTGGCTGGCTGTCGGTCATTGAGTTTGTAGGTACATTTACTCTGTGTGTGCAACTTGCCAGAGTGCCTGTGTTGGTGGAAAGTGTGAAACACCGGTAGCCTTGGGACCAGTCCACACTGTGGCTTCGTGGTTGATCATGTTCAGAGTTTCCTCTTCTACTCAGCCAGGTGACTGACAGACAGGTGTTGAGCTGTGGCTGGACTCCTCTCGATACTGACTTGAGCCTCAACACCCACAGTGACCAGTACCAGTTGAATATGCATGACAATAATTCCCTAAACTCCTCTGTGAACACTGACCAGAGCACTCATCAattgtatgttttgtatttaGATCAAAGGAAAATAACTTGTGAAATATGCAAGGAGAACAGACATTTGCTTTTGACCCCTGTTCACATAGACAATATCTGTGGTATATTTTGTtgatctggtcccagatctgtttgtgctgtcaaaAAGACGTGGAACCAGGGTATTTTGCTGCCGATCGCATCATTTAAAGTCTAAAAGAACCAGTAGGTGCTGTTGACATTTCAAGGCCTGATCGCCAGTCCAAAAGGATCTAGGCTATGTGCTATAAAGAAATTCCAAACTTGACCGGTCTCTCTGGAGGTCTGCTGCGGAGTAGGGTGAACTTACCCCCAAGATAGACTCTGAtcaaatggttaaggtttggattgggtgagctgatcctagacctgtacgTAGGGGAAACTTTACCCAATAGCCCCTGTTGCTAGGGAATGGATGGTGAAGGATTGTATGGGGCCACACGAGTTACCGCTCATCACCACTGTAACCTGACACTGGAGTTAATAGACGTTGAGCTCATCACAAGGCCTCTTTAattgtttatatacagtgcataaATTGCACCTGCAGTTCAGCCAAGTTATTGGTCATGAATTGATTACTTTTCTCTAGGCATGTTTTTTTTCACACTCAAGTGATGGACAGACATTCTGGGAAGGAGAAAAGGGTTTACTTTTGTTCTTCATTTGGTGGCTCGAGGAGATTGACATTTGCAGTGGTCAACTTTCGGTCATAAATTGGTGACCTTTGTCTAGTCACATTTTTGTTCATGCTCAATGATGAAGGGTTAATCTTTTTGGTCTTTTATTGACGCCTCTTGTGTGGTTTTGTTTGCCCTTCAAATTCTTGGCCTGCCCATATTAGTTGCTGTATATCCTGATCCCTGGCAAACTATCAGATGTCTAGACCCCTCAGTCTACATACCCTGTCTACATGCTGCTAGCTAGACCGCTCTAGGTCTGTACCCCTCTAGCCAGAATCAACAGAATAGATTGAGCTGATGAACACACTGCGCTCAATGTCCTCAGCCAGTGTCTCACGTGTAGGTACTCAGCACACAGACGATACATGGATTAGGGGTCAATTAGATGATGATTGGGCAAGATTTTATTTGAGTCGGTATCATGATTCTCGTTACTATTCGACAAACGTTTAGGCCTAATTGATAGGTCTTTCCGGAGGAGGGTTAGTGTGTTGTCTTTATTCTCATGGTGGATTTCTGATTTGGTTAAAGGTAGAGCTAAGTTAGAGGAGGGAGATAAAAGCTGTTCTCTTTAACAATTGTTCATACCAGACCAAGTGCAAATCATCACTGGGCAAAATAAACTTTTCTTAGGCGCCGTCATGACACACTAGATAGAGGATTGTATCGCCTGCCAGCTGATGATGATAACCTATCCACCACAGGTACCTGGGCACCCTAAACACGCCCACCCCCTTGGCCGCTCTCTGTCAGGGCTCTCAAACTCCTTAATGAGTTGAAATGTaggattaaagggatacttcaggatgttggcaatgaggccctttatctacttcctcagTCAGATGAACTGGTGGAGACctttgtctctgtgtgcagtttaCCCCAAAATCCAGAAACTCCCAAGTGATTCCAAACATTGAAACTAGTTCAGTGgagtttctctccctttctctctctctccctgcagcactgtactgaaacagctgcagGAAATGGGTCATGAGACCTGTGAGGTTGCTGGATGCAGGCCTCTCACACAGCCTCATCAATGATTATCTTCACAAATGCAGAGGTGCATCAATGGTGCACCAGATATGTTCAACATCACTATCAACGACCTACTCGCCTAACACTATGACTGTATCCATATTGTGTTTCTATTCCTTTTAAATTGATTGAACGAATATGGTCAAAATAGTCATTTCTCTGTCGGGAGTCCCCTGCCTATGATGATATATGAAAATGGCACCCCTTATTGTTGTGTGTTTTTAGGGCATATCAACATTGACTCACTTCCATATATGGCCTTACCAAACCCGGCTAAATGCTTTCAGGGTATCCAAGAGTTTCGCTCTGTTTTCATAGTGTTTTTTCCCCAGCACTTTAATCCAGAGTTTTCCTGGAGGGtgtatatatggatatatatgaCTGTTGCCAGTGACAACAGTCAACCCATCTACAGGCTCCACCCCCTTCCACCCCTCCTGTTGATCGATTGGCTGGCTAGCTGTTGGGCTCCGGATGGACTCGacctctgtgcttctctctgcTATATAAGGCTGGACACACAGGGCTCAGTAGTAAACATTCTCACTCAGGTAATCACTGGTTCAGTGAAACTCTACTCTGCCAAATCAAATCTCAGCAGCAACATGGCTACCTTTTTGTATCGGTGAGTTGTTCCACAGCATCAgcattcagcactgtcaacagcCTGACTTGGAATCTTATGACACTGCGTGATTTGTTTCTGTTTCGGAACATCTATGGATGCATGCAGTTTTCCTTAAGGAAATGAATTAGTGTCGGTATCAGAGGGTTTGGGATGTCATTAGGCATGTGCTTGTCAGTGAAATTGTGCATGGCCAAAGCCATACAGTACATCTGTTAGGTCTAGATTGCATTGCATTTTGTTTACTTGCACACAATATTTGCTGTAGAAGCACAACAGGAGGACATGCTTGAAAGTCCATATTACACACACGACAGGCCATTTTGTAACCTAGATATAGGATAGATGCAGAGAGAAACTGAGTTTAGTAAGCCAATGTTTTCCTCCTGAGACAAGTCTTACAAGTAATTGTCTGCTGTGAgaagtggggtgggggggtgactGAGTCGGGCCTCTGGTTGCCTGCGTCACTCAGGTTATATGAGCGCCTTCTCCTTTTAGCCCTCTGTCACACAGtagcttctctgtcctctctccctggcccctctgtcctctctccctggcccctctgtcctctctccctggcccctctgtcctctctccctggcccctctgtcctctctccctggcccctctgtcctctctccctggcccctctgtcctctctccctggcccctctgtcctctcccctggcccctctgtcctctctggcccCTGGCCACTCTGTCCTGGccactctgtcctctctccctggccactctgtcctctctccctggccactctgtcctctctccctggccactctgtcctctctccctggccactctgtcctctctccctggccactctgtcctctctctctggcctctcacCCTGGCCCCTCACTCTGGCCTCTCACCCTGGCCCCTCACTCTGGCCTCTCACCCTGGCCCCTCACTCTGGCCCCTCACCCTGGCCCCTCACCCTGGCCTCTCACTCTGGCCTCTCACCCTGGCCTCTCACTCTGGCCTCTCACCCTGGCCCCTCACTCTGGCCTCTCACCCTGGCCCCTCACTCTGGCCCCTCACTCTGGCCCCTCACTCTGGCCTCTCACTCTGGCCCCTCACTCTGGCCTCTCACCCTGGCCTCACACCCTGGCCCCTCACTCTGGCCCGCCCTTCTGGCCCCTCACCCTGGCCCGCCACTCTGGCCTCACACCCTGGCCCCTCTGGCCCCTCACCCTGGCCCCCACTCTGGCCTCTCAACCTGGCCCCTCTGGCCTCTCAACCTGGCCCCTCTGGCCTCTCACTCTGGCCTCTCACCCTGGCCCCCCTGGCCTCTCACCCTGGCCTCTCACCCTGGCCCCTCTGGCCTCTCACCCTGTTCTCTCACCCTGGCCCCTCTGGCCTCTCACCCTGGCACCTCTGCACTCAGGTCTcaggggacattttgttagtgcAATCGATGGGATGGACAGAATGGGGCAGTCTGCAGGTGACCCACCCAGGCTCTGAAAGTGCATTGGATTGCACTTCATCTGTAGTTGTATGGAATATTGATGTGATTCTGTGTATCAGAGAAACTGTTATATTTAGACATCTGGGGCTGTGTAGCTGCTGAAAATAGGCTAAGCCCAATAACCTGTCAAAACACAATCATGATCgtcatcctgtttctattgacatGTGTGAATGGAAAAAGAGTGGTCTGGATGTGGGTTTTCAGAACAGGGAGACCGGGCCTGTGTGCTCCTGGTGCCCAGGGAGTTAATCTTGGAGTTAATGTATATACTGTGTTAAGACCCAATCACTGGaaactttaataaatggatcactagtcactttaaacgatgccactttaaataataccACTTTAATAGTGTTTACATATCTTATAGTACTCATATCacgtgtgtatatactgtattttataccttctactgcaccttgcctatgccgctcggccatcgctcatccatatacttatttacatattctcattcacccctttagatttgtgtgtattaggttgttgttgggaattgttagatattactgaactgttggaactagaagctcaagcatttcgctacactcgcattaacagctgctagccatgtgtatgtgaccaataatatttgatttaaTCTTGGAGACACGTTGTGTCCTCTTGTCATCTCCACATGAGAATCATGTTCCCTGTGTGAATCCACCTGTAAATAGAGACATCATTACTTCTAATttactccactcctcctctcaccgtcCCAGGTGGTTACATGCCACACCTGTAACAGCACGTCCAAGCATAACGGCATCAACAGAAACTTCATAGCCACTCTCTCCAAGAGCCACTGCACCCCCTGGAGCGCAGGCAAACACAAGACTCCCCAGTCCACCAACAGAACCAACGCCATGGGCATCCCAAAGTCTGCCTCCAAACACAAGACTCCCCAGTCCACCAACAGAACCAACGCCTCCAAAGACAAGACGCCCTGCAGTACGCCAAGGTAAACAAACCATACCAGGCCACCGGTACCTCAAATGTTACCCATTTTTACTTCTATTGACCATCTCGCTTGGCTGAAAATCTGCATTTTTAAGGGACTTCTTGAGATGTGAGGGCAATAGATGGTATCACTCAACTGATGGCCACTGTGTGGTCACTGAACACAGTGATTTAGAAACAATTGATTTCAATCTTGGAGGTGTTTCCTGATGAATTACGCATTTGGTTAATGATGTTCGTCTCCCATATGAGACACTGTAGAAGCCTATTTCACTTACTCAAAATCCCCAAAATTAATTTAATATAACTGTAATTCATTTTGAAGTTTTCGCCAATGATGTTTTAGTTGAGCAATTGTACATCTAAGTAAGCTATTTCTCAAAACTCTGATGTAAACAAAGTCGGGGCTGCTGGGCAGCTCTGTCTCACTGTCGATGCTATTGGATAGAGAGTAATCACCgcagctgttcaccccatgttagTGGACAAATGAACATCGGCACATCAAAACCCAACTTTCATTTACCTGTTGTGGCGCACAGATGTTCCAAACTCCATTTTAGGCGagactgatttaaaaaaaatcctatttacattagtcaattttgacacgagaataactgtttctgactcatattgatgccacacagGCTGTTATCAAAGAATGTGTTGCTTTTTAAAGGCCATCGCTCTTTAACCTTTAATCAGTGTCAGCTTGCAGATTCTGACAGTATTCCTGTATTTTCAGGTCAACCTCTAAGACCCCTGGTTCCTCCTCGGCCTCAAAGCCCGCAGGTGTGAAGAAGTTGGCCTTCTCCCGCCTCAAGAGGTTCCTCATGCTGGAGGACAACCAAAAGACCAAGACCAAGGGAGGACTCAAagacttcctctcctccctctgaatGACTGACAAACACTGGGCTCCGTTGCATGGGCCCAAGAGTCAGCCATGACACTGAACCAGTCTCTCTCTGGCCTGCTTAGAATGGTCCTGCTGGAATTCAGAACAACAAGGCTATAGGGGGGAGGAGTCGGCTGTCAGTCAATAAGCGCCACAGCGCCACCTGTTGAGAGTATTAAAGgggcatgttttttttcttcacatgcCACCCCCCAACTGCCCCTGAGGTCCCCCTTCCGTAGAGCTGTCCCAACTGGGAATGGTCCCACATCACTCAGGAATTCCACTGTCCCAACTGGGAATGGTCCCACATCACTCAGGAATTCCACTGTCCCAA
This window contains:
- the lg13h18orf21 gene encoding UPF0711 protein C18orf21 homolog, yielding MAFTDPTGSSHTFLKDASLLYQDICPEQSRFLMGRHQRMKAPAKFQPIPEEELCPFCFQWRRPDNHHMRLHPKRHASVRVQSVLRREGKGKRLSLAQMDILRRFRGSSSALVVTCHTCNSTSKHNGINRNFIATLSKSHCTPWSAGKHKTPQSTNRTNAMGIPKSASKHKTPQSTNRTNASKDKTPCSTPRSTSKTPGSSSASKPAGVKKLAFSRLKRFLMLEDNQKTKTKGGLKDFLSSL